A genomic segment from Streptosporangium roseum DSM 43021 encodes:
- a CDS encoding type I polyketide synthase: MSLNQETTSASEPIAVVGMACRLPGARSPEELWELLCRGENTISEIPSDRFPVEEVYHPASGVPGKLASKYGGFVSGIDEFDAAFFGISPREAATMDPQHRMVMEVAWEAFDDAGLVLEEMPQRTGAVFMGVITSDYWDRQSGAAEELDVHTVTGSTRGGNAGRISHALNLKGMSVALDAACSSSLVAVQLAVQSLRAGSCDLAIAGGVNAILTPDHAIGFSQGSMMALDGQCKAFDARANGYVRSEGAGIVVLKTLSRALADGDRVHALIRGAAASNDGHSDSFMTPQIPGQQAALTAAYRDAGVDPASVAYVEAHGTGTSAGDPVEIAALDSVLGRGRPEGRPLLVGSAKTNLGHTEGAAGITGLIKALLCVQRGWLPASLNFTTPNPSIPWDSIGVRVCDKGQPWPDLDGPRRAGVSSFGITGTNAHIVVEEPPSASRPDEWSRQEERREDGDRAVLLPISARTPSALGALAARYRDLLASSLHQIAGAAGTRRSHHDQRLAVVAGTSEEAAAKLDAFAADGHAEGVYAGEADDVRDPGAPHLTAWVFPGQGAQWVGMGRDLLDEEPVFATAIADCENAMRRYVDWSLTAELNAAPETSRLAEIDVAQPTIFAVQVALARLWRSWGFEPDAVIGHSMGEVAAAHVSGVLDLDDAARIICGRSRLIRATSGQGAMAAVELSSERVQALIAERGGAAVLAVSNSPTSCVLAGGPEEIDAILRDLDAEGVFGRRVQVDIASHSPQMDPLREPLLELLAPLRPRRGDVPLCSTVTGRFLDGAGMDAAYWVDNLREPVLFADAVQHLVEEGFDTFMEFSPNPLLARAVQQNLRHVGRDGAVVTALARDTPGRTSLLEAAAELYVKGRAIDFSRMQPHSGQHVPLPSYPWQHERYWKDPVRRAATVRDGGGHPITGTALTLAPAGTLVWDFDLDVERLPYLNHHRVHEMPMLSGTGYHELALAAGEEAYGDRSFAVEELHLERAVFLTPGTPQRLQARLDPDEAERGRRWTCYLADVSTGGTTEWTRVATALVRHCSPTAGDRHIDLPDVAGYRETVDVAEHYSELRRRGIKQTGPYQSIVALHRTDAAVAAELRIDDAITTGLQRYLCHPALLDAALQPVMAVLGNGDTGDDTYLPVRTRRCRVHARPQPGARLWSTAVRTSTAQEPDLVEFDVLVSDDEGRVLASIDGFQIQRLVADPPEVVERKAGRLLYGVEWAELEPLTDPVPERAPWLVVSDSPLGAELCASLAAAGGEPLLVQPGAGYRRLGPHRCVLDLASTEDWTMLIKEQSESGAWPPRAVVRLSTAPPVEEATRPDALERSYEVLALVKGLTSDQQAAPRLWLVTTAAQTPDGSSDVNPAETAVWGIGRVIPYEHPELRCSMIDLPEDPDSGILRALSAEIRTDGIETEIALRDGRRYTARLRHRPLPSASPVPVRPDGTYLITGGCGGVGLLTAEWLVKNGARHLVLVGRGGAPEGVTDRIAAMRSAGAQVLIARTDIASRVAVADLLDDIARHMPSLRGVVNSAVVLDDGTLAQLDRARFLAPMPPKVHGSWHLHELTRHLPLDFFLLYSSAASVIGSPGQGNYSAANGYQDGLAWHRRANGLPALTVNWGQWSATGQVAKASKDLRLNERGFAGFAPAEGLAVLDRLLPSLHAQASVMSFDPTAWTHYFPALRTSSLLRHLVEGGPGDAAPAAELEPADLAGLGNEQAEQLIAAYLCTQVAAIVQLPRAKVDAAQRPHRMGLDSLMAVQLRNRIAADLGVTLPVAVFLQRRTIGDLATVTLTHLKEPEAVPSGSDRSTAGGPAVTNSGDGRNDSGRGLQLI; encoded by the coding sequence ATGAGCTTGAACCAAGAAACTACATCCGCCTCAGAGCCGATCGCCGTCGTGGGGATGGCCTGCCGACTGCCCGGCGCCCGTTCCCCCGAAGAGCTGTGGGAGCTGCTGTGCCGTGGCGAGAACACGATCTCCGAGATTCCGTCGGATCGGTTCCCCGTCGAGGAGGTCTATCACCCCGCCTCCGGCGTGCCGGGCAAGCTCGCCTCCAAGTACGGCGGTTTCGTCTCGGGCATCGACGAGTTCGACGCGGCGTTCTTCGGCATCTCGCCGCGCGAGGCGGCCACGATGGACCCCCAGCACCGCATGGTGATGGAGGTGGCCTGGGAAGCCTTCGACGACGCCGGTCTGGTGCTGGAGGAGATGCCGCAACGGACCGGAGCGGTCTTCATGGGCGTCATCACCAGCGACTACTGGGACCGCCAGTCGGGAGCCGCCGAAGAGCTCGACGTGCACACAGTGACGGGAAGCACCCGTGGCGGCAACGCGGGCCGGATCTCCCACGCCCTGAACCTCAAGGGGATGAGCGTGGCACTCGACGCCGCCTGCTCCTCCTCCCTGGTCGCCGTGCAACTCGCCGTCCAGTCACTACGCGCCGGGTCGTGCGACCTGGCCATCGCCGGTGGCGTGAACGCCATCCTCACCCCCGACCACGCCATCGGCTTCTCCCAGGGATCGATGATGGCCCTGGACGGCCAGTGCAAGGCGTTCGACGCGCGCGCCAACGGTTACGTGCGCAGCGAAGGCGCCGGCATCGTCGTGCTGAAGACCCTGTCGCGGGCGCTGGCCGACGGGGACAGGGTCCACGCGCTGATCCGCGGGGCCGCCGCGAGCAACGACGGGCACTCGGACAGTTTCATGACCCCGCAGATCCCTGGGCAGCAGGCCGCCCTGACGGCGGCCTATCGCGACGCCGGGGTGGATCCGGCGAGCGTCGCGTACGTGGAGGCGCACGGCACCGGCACCAGCGCGGGAGACCCCGTGGAGATCGCCGCCCTGGACTCGGTGCTCGGGCGGGGACGGCCCGAAGGTCGGCCGCTCCTCGTGGGGTCGGCGAAGACCAACCTCGGCCACACCGAGGGCGCGGCCGGTATCACCGGCCTGATCAAGGCCTTGCTGTGCGTGCAGCGCGGCTGGCTCCCGGCGAGCCTGAACTTCACCACGCCCAACCCTTCCATCCCCTGGGACAGCATCGGCGTGCGGGTGTGCGACAAGGGACAGCCTTGGCCGGACCTGGACGGCCCCCGCAGGGCCGGGGTCAGCAGCTTCGGCATCACCGGCACCAACGCGCACATCGTCGTCGAGGAGCCGCCCTCCGCTTCGCGGCCGGACGAGTGGAGCCGGCAGGAGGAGCGGCGCGAGGACGGCGACCGCGCGGTGCTGCTGCCGATCTCGGCGCGTACTCCCTCCGCGCTCGGCGCGCTCGCCGCACGTTACCGGGACCTGCTTGCCTCCTCGCTGCACCAGATCGCCGGCGCGGCGGGAACGCGGCGCAGCCACCACGACCAGCGGCTGGCGGTCGTCGCCGGCACGAGCGAGGAGGCCGCCGCCAAACTGGACGCTTTCGCCGCGGACGGCCACGCGGAGGGCGTGTACGCCGGCGAGGCCGATGACGTCCGTGATCCCGGCGCCCCGCACCTGACAGCGTGGGTGTTCCCCGGCCAGGGGGCGCAGTGGGTCGGCATGGGCCGCGACCTGCTCGACGAGGAGCCGGTCTTCGCCACGGCGATCGCCGACTGCGAGAACGCCATGCGCCGCTACGTCGACTGGTCACTGACCGCCGAGCTCAACGCCGCCCCTGAGACCTCCCGCCTCGCCGAGATCGATGTGGCCCAGCCGACGATCTTCGCGGTACAGGTCGCGCTCGCCCGCCTGTGGCGATCCTGGGGCTTCGAGCCCGACGCCGTGATCGGGCATTCCATGGGAGAAGTCGCGGCCGCTCACGTGTCCGGAGTCCTCGACCTCGACGACGCCGCCCGGATCATCTGCGGCCGCAGCCGGCTGATCCGTGCCACCAGCGGTCAGGGGGCGATGGCCGCGGTAGAGCTGTCGTCCGAGCGCGTCCAGGCGCTGATCGCGGAGCGGGGCGGCGCTGCGGTCCTGGCAGTGAGCAACTCCCCTACGTCCTGCGTGCTCGCCGGCGGGCCCGAGGAGATCGACGCCATCCTCCGCGACCTTGACGCCGAAGGCGTCTTCGGGCGCCGCGTACAGGTGGACATCGCCTCGCACAGCCCGCAGATGGACCCCCTCCGCGAACCGCTCCTCGAACTGCTCGCCCCCCTGCGCCCCCGGCGGGGCGACGTCCCGCTGTGCTCCACGGTCACCGGCCGCTTCCTGGACGGGGCCGGGATGGACGCGGCGTACTGGGTGGACAACCTTCGCGAGCCGGTGCTGTTCGCGGACGCCGTCCAGCATCTGGTGGAGGAGGGATTCGACACCTTCATGGAGTTCAGCCCCAACCCGCTGCTCGCCCGAGCCGTCCAGCAGAACCTGCGCCATGTCGGCAGGGACGGGGCGGTCGTCACCGCACTCGCCCGCGACACGCCCGGCCGTACCTCCCTCCTGGAGGCCGCGGCCGAGCTATACGTCAAGGGGCGGGCGATCGACTTCTCCCGGATGCAGCCCCACAGCGGACAGCACGTCCCCCTCCCCTCCTACCCCTGGCAGCACGAGCGGTACTGGAAGGACCCGGTCAGGCGGGCCGCGACCGTCCGGGACGGCGGCGGACACCCGATCACGGGCACGGCGCTCACGCTGGCCCCTGCTGGAACCCTGGTATGGGACTTCGACCTGGACGTCGAGCGACTGCCCTACCTCAACCACCACCGCGTGCACGAGATGCCGATGCTGTCCGGTACCGGCTACCACGAGCTCGCCCTGGCCGCCGGGGAGGAGGCATACGGCGACCGGTCCTTCGCCGTGGAGGAGCTCCACCTGGAGCGAGCCGTGTTCCTGACCCCTGGAACACCCCAGCGCCTCCAGGCTCGCCTCGATCCGGATGAGGCCGAGCGCGGCCGCCGCTGGACGTGCTACCTCGCCGATGTGAGCACCGGCGGGACCACGGAATGGACGCGGGTCGCCACGGCGCTGGTGCGCCACTGCTCGCCCACCGCTGGAGACCGCCACATCGACCTGCCCGACGTCGCCGGCTATCGGGAGACCGTCGACGTGGCGGAGCACTACTCCGAACTGCGCCGCCGCGGCATCAAGCAGACCGGCCCCTACCAGTCGATCGTCGCGCTCCACCGCACGGACGCGGCCGTGGCCGCCGAACTGCGGATCGACGACGCAATCACCACCGGACTGCAGCGCTACCTATGCCATCCGGCACTGCTCGACGCGGCCCTCCAGCCTGTGATGGCCGTGCTCGGCAACGGCGACACCGGGGACGACACCTATCTGCCGGTGCGCACCAGGCGCTGCCGGGTGCACGCCCGCCCGCAACCAGGCGCTCGGCTGTGGTCGACCGCCGTGCGGACCTCGACCGCGCAAGAGCCCGACCTGGTCGAGTTCGACGTGCTGGTCAGCGACGACGAGGGCCGCGTGCTCGCCTCCATCGACGGCTTCCAGATCCAGCGGCTGGTCGCCGATCCGCCGGAGGTCGTCGAGCGCAAGGCCGGCCGTCTGCTGTACGGCGTCGAGTGGGCGGAACTGGAGCCTCTCACCGACCCCGTACCCGAGCGGGCTCCCTGGCTGGTGGTGAGCGACTCCCCCCTCGGCGCCGAACTGTGCGCCTCGCTGGCGGCCGCTGGAGGCGAGCCGCTGCTGGTCCAGCCGGGTGCCGGCTACCGGAGACTCGGCCCCCACCGGTGCGTGCTCGACCTCGCCTCCACCGAGGACTGGACGATGCTCATCAAGGAGCAGTCGGAGAGCGGAGCGTGGCCCCCGAGAGCTGTCGTGCGCCTGTCCACCGCGCCCCCCGTCGAGGAGGCGACCCGGCCGGACGCGCTGGAGCGCTCCTACGAGGTGCTCGCGTTGGTCAAGGGGCTCACGAGTGATCAGCAGGCTGCTCCCCGGCTCTGGCTGGTCACCACCGCTGCCCAGACTCCGGACGGTAGCAGCGATGTCAATCCCGCGGAGACCGCCGTGTGGGGCATCGGCCGCGTGATCCCCTACGAGCATCCCGAACTGCGCTGCTCGATGATCGACCTTCCTGAGGATCCGGACTCCGGCATCCTCCGCGCCCTCTCAGCCGAGATCAGGACCGACGGGATCGAGACGGAGATCGCCTTGCGGGACGGTCGCAGATACACCGCGCGGCTCCGCCACCGACCGCTTCCCTCCGCGAGCCCGGTCCCCGTACGGCCGGATGGGACCTATCTGATCACCGGCGGCTGCGGCGGGGTCGGACTGCTCACCGCGGAGTGGCTCGTCAAGAACGGCGCGCGCCACCTCGTCCTGGTCGGCCGCGGCGGCGCTCCGGAGGGCGTGACGGACCGGATCGCCGCGATGCGGTCCGCCGGCGCGCAGGTGCTGATCGCCAGGACGGACATAGCGTCCCGGGTAGCGGTGGCGGATCTCCTCGACGACATCGCCCGGCACATGCCTTCCTTGCGGGGAGTCGTCAACTCCGCCGTCGTCCTCGACGACGGGACGCTGGCGCAGCTGGACCGTGCGCGGTTCCTCGCTCCCATGCCTCCCAAGGTCCACGGGTCATGGCACCTGCACGAACTCACCCGCCACCTGCCCCTCGACTTCTTCCTCCTCTATTCGTCCGCGGCCTCCGTGATCGGCTCACCGGGACAGGGGAACTACTCCGCGGCCAACGGCTACCAGGACGGGCTGGCCTGGCACCGGCGGGCCAACGGGCTCCCGGCCCTGACCGTCAACTGGGGACAGTGGTCCGCCACCGGACAGGTCGCCAAGGCGAGCAAGGACCTCCGGCTGAACGAGCGCGGCTTCGCCGGTTTCGCTCCCGCCGAGGGCCTGGCCGTCCTCGACCGCCTGCTCCCCTCCCTGCATGCCCAGGCGTCCGTCATGTCGTTCGACCCCACCGCCTGGACCCACTACTTCCCCGCTCTGCGCACCTCGTCCCTTCTGCGGCACCTTGTGGAAGGCGGTCCAGGGGACGCCGCCCCCGCGGCGGAGCTCGAACCGGCCGACCTTGCAGGCCTCGGCAACGAGCAGGCCGAACAGCTCATCGCGGCGTACCTGTGCACGCAGGTCGCGGCCATCGTCCAGCTCCCCCGGGCGAAGGTCGACGCGGCGCAGCGCCCGCACCGCATGGGCCTCGACTCCCTCATGGCGGTCCAGCTGCGCAACCGGATCGCGGCCGACCTCGGCGTCACCCTGCCGGTGGCGGTCTTCCTGCAACGCCGCACGATCGGCGATCTCGCCACTGTCACCCTCACCCACCTGAAGGAACCCGAAGCCGTTCCAAGCGGCTCCGATCGCTCGACGGCGGGAGGCCCCGCGGTCACGAACTCCGGGGACGGCAGGAATGACTCCGGGAGGGGACTGCAGTTGATCTGA